In a genomic window of Thermococcus sp. EP1:
- a CDS encoding heavy metal translocating P-type ATPase produces the protein MPKKLKLEGLECASCAYEIEEALKKEGFEFAVVNFTTSELVIEGDIEKAKEIVKKVEPGVKIIEKEEHHHGHDHGHHHDHDENPRKMLYFIIPSLMLFTLGMLLRYYYNYDNAVVLGIFVMSYFLVGWKVLRNAFLNSVHGNVFDENFLIAIATLGAFAIREYPEAVGVMLFYIVGEFFQDLAINRSRRSIKALLALKAEYANLKIGDKLIRVKPEELKVGDIIVIKPGERVPVDGIIMEGASNVDTSALTGESVPRTVKEGDEILSGMVNLSALLTVKVTKELRESTISRILELVENASARKAKTEKFITRFAHYYTPAVVGLAALVAIIPPLAFGEPFSKWLYRALVLLVISCPCALVLSIPLGYFGGIGRAAREGILVKGSNFLDALSRVTIVAFDKTGTLTKGVFKVTKIETRNGFSKEEIIKFAALAEAHSNHPIAKAIKEAYGKEINEAQIKEHENIAGHGVKARIDGVEVMVGNDRLLHRFNIEHDTCRVKGTVAHVVINGKYAGYIIISDEIKEDAPIAVRDLKRLGVKRVVMVTGDNREVAAEIAKQLGLDSFYAELLPEDKVKIIEELEKEKAPNDKIVFVGDGINDAPVLARADVGVAMGALGSDAAIETADVVIMDDKPAKLPNGIRIARKTQRIVWQNIVFALGVKLAFISLGILGEATMWEAVFADVGVALIAVFNAMRILR, from the coding sequence ATGCCAAAAAAACTTAAACTTGAAGGCCTCGAGTGTGCTAGCTGTGCTTATGAAATTGAGGAAGCGTTGAAAAAGGAAGGTTTTGAGTTTGCGGTAGTGAACTTCACGACTAGTGAGCTGGTTATTGAGGGAGATATCGAGAAAGCTAAAGAAATAGTGAAAAAGGTCGAGCCGGGGGTTAAGATAATCGAGAAAGAAGAGCATCATCACGGCCATGATCACGGCCATCACCATGATCATGACGAAAATCCAAGAAAGATGCTCTATTTCATAATACCTTCGCTCATGCTCTTCACACTTGGAATGCTCCTTAGATACTATTATAATTATGACAATGCCGTTGTGCTTGGAATATTCGTTATGAGTTACTTTTTAGTAGGCTGGAAAGTGCTAAGAAACGCTTTTCTTAACTCTGTGCATGGGAATGTTTTTGATGAGAACTTTCTCATAGCTATAGCCACATTAGGAGCATTTGCAATTCGAGAATACCCTGAAGCTGTGGGAGTTATGCTGTTCTACATCGTCGGCGAGTTTTTCCAAGATTTAGCCATTAACAGGTCAAGACGTTCAATTAAAGCTTTGTTAGCTTTAAAAGCTGAATATGCAAACTTGAAAATTGGTGATAAACTAATTAGAGTCAAGCCGGAGGAACTTAAAGTTGGAGATATAATTGTTATCAAGCCCGGTGAAAGGGTTCCAGTTGATGGAATCATCATGGAGGGTGCTTCAAATGTAGATACTTCTGCATTAACCGGCGAAAGCGTACCAAGGACAGTAAAAGAAGGAGATGAGATCCTCTCAGGAATGGTCAACTTAAGCGCTCTTTTGACAGTCAAAGTTACAAAAGAGCTTAGAGAGTCAACTATTTCAAGAATTTTGGAGCTTGTTGAGAATGCAAGTGCAAGAAAGGCTAAAACAGAGAAGTTTATCACGCGTTTTGCCCATTATTATACTCCAGCAGTTGTGGGATTAGCTGCACTCGTTGCTATAATCCCCCCATTAGCTTTTGGGGAACCCTTCTCTAAATGGCTTTACAGGGCTTTAGTTCTCTTGGTGATTTCATGTCCATGTGCCCTTGTACTTTCAATACCCCTCGGCTACTTTGGAGGTATTGGAAGGGCAGCGAGAGAGGGAATACTAGTTAAGGGATCAAACTTCCTTGATGCTCTAAGCAGGGTCACGATTGTTGCCTTTGACAAAACCGGAACGTTAACAAAGGGCGTCTTTAAAGTTACAAAGATAGAAACGAGAAACGGCTTCAGCAAGGAAGAAATAATAAAGTTCGCTGCTTTGGCAGAGGCCCATTCGAACCACCCGATAGCCAAGGCGATAAAGGAAGCCTATGGAAAAGAAATCAACGAAGCCCAGATAAAGGAGCATGAGAATATAGCTGGACACGGAGTTAAAGCTAGAATAGACGGTGTCGAGGTGATGGTAGGCAATGACAGGCTGTTGCATCGCTTTAACATTGAACATGACACATGTCGCGTTAAAGGAACGGTCGCTCACGTCGTGATAAATGGCAAGTATGCCGGTTACATCATAATCTCCGACGAGATAAAGGAGGACGCACCTATTGCAGTGAGAGATCTCAAGAGACTCGGAGTTAAAAGGGTCGTCATGGTTACCGGAGATAACCGGGAGGTTGCGGCAGAAATAGCGAAGCAACTTGGCCTTGACAGCTTCTACGCCGAGCTCTTGCCGGAGGATAAGGTAAAGATCATTGAGGAGCTTGAGAAAGAAAAGGCACCGAACGACAAGATAGTCTTTGTTGGTGATGGTATTAACGACGCCCCGGTGCTTGCGAGGGCCGATGTGGGAGTTGCGATGGGAGCACTCGGGAGTGATGCAGCGATAGAGACGGCGGACGTAGTTATAATGGACGACAAGCCAGCAAAGCTGCCAAACGGTATCAGGATAGCCAGGAAGACACAGAGAATAGTGTGGCAGAACATAGTCTTTGCCCTCGGGGTTAAGCTGGCTTTTATAAGCCTTGGAATCCTTGGGGAAGCAACCATGTGGGAGGCAGTCTTTGCAGACGTCGGCGTTGCGCTGATAGCAGTCTTCAACGCGATGAGGATTTTGAGGTGA
- a CDS encoding isoprenylcysteine carboxylmethyltransferase family protein, whose protein sequence is MLYVLGIILFIFLSLYSWFGIKKAYEKGNTLATNVAVAIWAGDTIHFFLVLWASLKEFWLMPINKTVALVGGITMAVLGVAIMLLGMLEFRSFKRMSGMDSSRLITSGIYRYSRNPQYVGWFLALLGISIAGRSLLALLLTIALIIGIHLYNVKLEEPYLERVFGEEYSKYKKSTPRYFGFPRKVR, encoded by the coding sequence ATGCTCTATGTGCTCGGTATTATTTTATTTATTTTTCTATCCTTGTATTCATGGTTTGGGATAAAGAAGGCTTATGAGAAAGGAAATACTCTAGCTACAAATGTTGCAGTTGCTATATGGGCGGGTGATACAATCCACTTTTTCTTGGTTCTTTGGGCGTCATTAAAGGAATTCTGGCTGATGCCGATTAACAAAACAGTTGCTTTGGTGGGTGGGATAACTATGGCAGTTCTTGGAGTCGCAATAATGCTCCTCGGCATGCTGGAGTTCCGCTCATTTAAGAGAATGTCTGGTATGGACTCATCAAGGCTAATAACATCAGGGATCTACAGATACAGTAGAAATCCGCAGTATGTCGGATGGTTTCTAGCGCTTTTGGGAATCTCAATTGCGGGGCGTTCTCTCCTTGCGCTTTTGCTTACGATAGCACTCATCATTGGAATTCACTTGTATAATGTTAAGCTTGAGGAGCCCTATCTGGAGCGTGTATTTGGAGAGGAGTACTCGAAATACAAAAAGAGCACTCCAAGATATTTTGGATTCCCAAGGAAAGTTCGCTGA
- the cpaM gene encoding corrinoid protein-associated methyltransferase CpaM, translating into MGAYILMKLLESAPSRYDRGIQILTLGKLDEAYDRLTAFIKPGQRVLDVGCGTGALTIRAAMKGAEVKAIDINPQMLEIAQKKVEKVKLTHRVELCEMGVAELNTESTGSYDVVMAGLCFSELSEDELSYALKEIKRILKPGGLLLIADETVPQNPLKRIINLLVRLPLVVVTYLLTQTTTRTIKDLPRRVEEEGFIIESIRWSWMGDFVEIVARNPGR; encoded by the coding sequence ATGGGTGCATACATCTTAATGAAACTTCTTGAATCCGCCCCAAGCAGGTATGATAGGGGCATTCAGATTCTTACACTCGGAAAGCTCGATGAAGCATACGACCGGTTGACCGCTTTTATAAAACCAGGCCAGAGGGTGCTTGATGTAGGGTGCGGGACGGGAGCACTCACGATACGGGCCGCTATGAAGGGTGCGGAGGTTAAAGCTATCGACATCAACCCTCAAATGCTTGAAATTGCACAGAAAAAGGTGGAGAAGGTGAAACTTACGCACAGGGTTGAGCTGTGCGAGATGGGGGTTGCGGAGCTTAATACTGAATCGACGGGGAGCTATGATGTAGTGATGGCAGGGCTGTGCTTCTCTGAACTGAGTGAGGATGAGCTAAGCTATGCCCTGAAGGAGATAAAGAGAATACTGAAGCCCGGGGGACTTTTGCTGATTGCCGATGAAACTGTGCCCCAGAATCCTCTGAAGAGGATTATTAATCTGTTGGTCAGATTGCCCCTTGTGGTGGTTACCTATCTTCTTACCCAGACCACGACAAGGACGATAAAGGATCTTCCCAGAAGGGTGGAGGAAGAAGGATTTATAATTGAATCAATCAGGTGGAGTTGGATGGGAGATTTCGTAGAGATAGTTGCAAGAAATCCCGGGAGATGA
- a CDS encoding HgcAB-like fusion protein gives MLRYIIVNIVGTLLRGFPMPCRTGLIKIGNPDEDSPVFLTANYCVTVERVKRVLEKSAIDCYLLVANSKGINVWCSAAGGYLTHHEVISALKTSGIEKLVKHRNVVLPQLAAAGVEARKVKEKTGWNIIWGPVYAKDIPGFIKNGYKKPPEMREVKFPLLHRIEMAVMWAFPFSIIVTFLTFLLWRSAVLPLFALTWLLPLMIFISFPLYSKFLNLRKNGIGVSRYTVIFDFGRVPLILEGVFIFLLIVYGFFTGHLSFEFLLRWGFVSFIIILLVSIDLMGSTPIYKSGLHEERLLRVVLDEEKCTGCGICVQVCPGNCYEIERVAMMPQAERCVQCGACIVQCPFDALYFVSPDGRTIPPEVTRKFKLNLMGKRLVRI, from the coding sequence ATGCTTAGATATATTATTGTAAACATCGTGGGGACCCTTCTAAGGGGGTTTCCAATGCCCTGCAGGACAGGCTTGATTAAAATAGGAAATCCTGATGAAGATTCACCTGTCTTTCTGACTGCCAACTACTGTGTAACGGTTGAGCGGGTAAAAAGGGTTCTTGAAAAGAGTGCTATAGACTGCTACCTTCTAGTGGCCAACAGCAAAGGTATTAATGTGTGGTGTTCTGCTGCGGGAGGGTATCTTACTCATCACGAAGTCATATCAGCTTTAAAAACGAGCGGAATTGAAAAACTTGTAAAGCACAGAAATGTTGTACTTCCTCAGCTTGCCGCGGCAGGCGTTGAGGCAAGAAAGGTAAAGGAAAAAACCGGGTGGAATATAATATGGGGGCCCGTCTATGCAAAAGACATCCCCGGGTTTATTAAGAATGGCTACAAAAAACCTCCAGAAATGCGAGAGGTTAAGTTCCCTCTGTTGCACCGCATTGAAATGGCGGTTATGTGGGCTTTTCCTTTTTCAATAATAGTGACTTTTTTGACATTTCTCTTATGGCGCAGTGCTGTGCTACCACTATTTGCTCTCACCTGGTTGCTGCCCCTCATGATTTTTATCTCGTTCCCTCTATATTCCAAGTTTTTAAATCTAAGAAAGAATGGCATTGGCGTGAGTAGATACACTGTTATCTTTGATTTTGGTAGAGTTCCTCTAATTCTGGAGGGAGTCTTTATTTTCCTCCTCATTGTGTATGGCTTTTTCACAGGACATCTAAGTTTTGAATTCCTTCTCCGCTGGGGTTTTGTGTCGTTCATCATAATTCTGCTCGTAAGCATAGATTTAATGGGTAGCACCCCGATCTATAAGAGCGGCCTGCATGAGGAACGTCTTTTGAGGGTGGTCCTGGATGAAGAAAAATGCACGGGTTGTGGAATCTGTGTGCAGGTGTGCCCAGGGAACTGCTATGAAATCGAGCGAGTCGCCATGATGCCCCAAGCGGAGAGATGTGTCCAGTGTGGTGCGTGTATCGTCCAGTGTCCCTTTGATGCCCTTTACTTTGTGAGTCCCGATGGTAGGACAATACCGCCCGAAGTTACCAGAAAGTTTAAGCTCAACCTTATGGGCAAGAGGCTTGTGAGGATATAA